The following DNA comes from Qingshengfaniella alkalisoli.
AAGGATTGTCTTCGCACAACGCGATGATCGGGTCGGAGGCGAGAAAACTGGAATAGGCGTCGATTTGCGCGATGACGTCCTTTGCACGCTGAGCGCGCGCGTCGCCCGAGGCAGAATTGTAACCCATCAGCGCAGCCATCAGCGCCGTGTTGTTGCCTTTGGTGACGCCGTTCAGCCCGAAACGCGCGATGCGCTGCAAGTTGGGATCGGTCGAGGACGCCAGATGCGACATCAACGGACCAAGGCTGGCATCCGCTTCGCCCTTGGCATCGATCCAGATATCGGCCGGGTTCTCGGTATCCGAAGTATCTTCCTGTTCGGGTGTTGGGCTGCCGGCTTTGCGGGCCTCCACGATTGCATCGCGAATCCGGGTCAGCGCGGTGGTGGCTTGTGATGCGTCTCCGGCGCGTAGATGTTCCGCCGCCTGCCCGATCATTGCCGAAACGTTTGTCCGTGCGTCGGCATCGGCCAAGCCATCGGCTTCGCCCTTGAGCTTTTTCAACACGGCCACGAGTTTCTGAATCTGGTCCTTCGCATTCGGGGCCGGCGTTCCCGTGCTGTCCTGTGCCGTATTCGCAGATATCTTGGCAAGCGCGGCTTCCAGCCTGTCGATGCCCGTCGCTGCCGCGTCGAGATTGCCGGATTTGACTTGACCCACCGTGTTCGCAAAGGCCTTTTGCAGCTTTGCACCGATGTCGCCCTGAACCGCCTCGATCTCGGGTTTCAGTGCAACCAAGCGCTGTGTCAGCGCCTTCGTATCGACGACCGGGCCGGTATCGCTGTCGTCATCATCGTTGTCGTCACCATCGGCAATCTCCTGATCGCCGTCCCGTGCTTCGAGGTCGGGATCATCCGGCAAGTCGTCTTCGATGTCTGAATCAAGCAGGTTCCCGTCAGCATCGAGAATTTCGATGTTCAGAACGACCTTTTGCGATTTGAGGTATTTCTTGACCTTCTTGGCGAGCGACGGAATGTCCCGCTCGCAAGTCAGTGACAGAAGTTTGCCCTTCAGGCTGGCGGTCCCGAAAGTGAATTTGGGCCCGTCACCTTCGGATCGCGCGGCCTTGCCGAGCACGGTTGGTGTCTTCTTGCGATGCAGCGCGAGATATCCGTTCTCGTCGGGGTTGGCCGGGTTGAACCCGAAACTGATCGGCTGTCTCTTGGCAATAGTCAGAAGCTTCTTGATCTGTTTGCCTTCAACACGAAGCTCTGCCATCAAACAACCCCAATGAAATCCACGTCGAATATCACGAATACTTACGCTGCGGCAGTGTAGCCGGATAATCCAGTGCGTCCATAACTTTATCCGATTCAGGGCCGTGTGTGATCGGCTCGAACGCCACCACGACCTACTGTTCGCGGAAAGATCGAGACATGCTGTCTAGGATGGGTTTTGCCAGATAGCTGGCAAAGGTGCGCGACTGGGTCTGGATCATGATCTCGACAGGCATGCCGGGGGTGGCGGCAAACCCGGGGATGCGCGCAAGCTCATCGCGGGACAGGGTGACCCGCGCGATATAGATCTCCTGTGCGGACCCGCGTTCCGCCTCGTGCAGAGAGTCGGCAGAGACATAAAAAACCTCACCTTCCAGCACGGGTGTCGTGCGTTGGTTCAGCGCGATCAGTCGCACCGTGGCCGTCTGCCCGATCTTCACGCTATCGATGTCGTTGCGCGGGATCTGGGTCTCGATGATCAGCGGCGCGTCGGCGGGCAGGATTTCCGCAATTGGCTTGCCCGTTTCAATGACGCCCCCCGAGGTATGGTAGTAGAGCCGCACGACCGTCCCCGCCACGGGCGAACGGATGACCGAGCGGTCCAGAACATTCGCGGCCTTTCGCGCTTGTTCGGTGATGCTTTCCAGATCGGCTTGAATGGGGTTCAATTCGTCCAGCGCGGTCTGGCGGTAGGTTGCGCGGGCCTGATCAATCTCGCTTTCATACTTCAGCAGGATTTGCTGGATTTCGGCGACTTCCGCCTCCAGACGCGCCAGTTGACCATCGGCTTCGGCCTGAACGCGGCGCACGGCGTTCAGCTCCGACTTCTGAACGAGGCTCTTTTCGAACAGGATCGTCTTGTCATCGAATTCCTCTGACAGGATGTCCGCCCGCAACTGCAGATACTCCAACTGTGCCTCATACCCTTTTTCGCGGACTTTCAACGCTTCGATATTGCGCTCCAGTAAAGCGATGTCGTTCAGGAGCGACTGGCGGGATACGTCATAGGCAAGCCGCTGGCTGTCGAGGATTGTGGCGATTTCGGGATCGTCCTCTGCCGCGCGAAGATTTTCGGAAAAGATCAGCTTGGGATCCTCGTGGTACTCCGCCAACAGCCGTTCTGCCGTGGCCGTCAGGCGCATACGTCGCAGGTGCAGTTCCCTTTCGCTGGCTTGCGCGGCGGTTTCGTCCAGACTGAGCAGCGGCTCTCCAATTGCGACGCTTTGGCCCTCCGTCACATAGATCCGGTTGATGATCCCGCCTTCCAGATGCTGGATGATCTTGTTGCGTCCCGTTGCGACGAAGCTGCCCTGTGCGATGACCGCTGCCGCCAGCGGTGCACCGAATGCCCAGGCCGCGAAGCCGCCGAAAGCCGTCGCCATCAGGACCAGGCCGATAATGGCCTGTCTACGCACGGAGCGCGGGACCTCGGCATACCAAGTCTGGTCGGGATGGATGGTGGCAGGCGTCATTGCGGTGTCTCCCCGTTCGGGCCTTCGACAGGTTTCGTCGGTGCTTTGGGGCCGTGAATTTTGGTCAGCACGGTTTCGCGTTCTCCGAACAGGCTGACGCGCCCGTCGGTCAGCAGCATGATCTTGTCCACGAAGCTTAGCAGAGTTGGTTTTTGCGTGATGACAACCACCGTGATGCCTTTGGATTTTGCATGCTCAAGCGCCTTGGCCAGCGCCTTGTCACCCGCGACGTCGAGATTGGAATTCGGCTCGTCCAGCACCAGAAGGCACGGGTTGCCAAAGAACGCGCGGGCCAGCCCGATGCGCTGCTTCTGACCACCTGACAGCGGTGATCCATCTGCAGCCACCACGGTCTCGTAGCCCTGTGGCAGGTTGGCGATCATGTTGTGGACATCGGCCAGAACGGCCGCTTCGTGGATGTCCTCGTCAGTGGCGTCCATCCGCATCCGGGCGATGTTGTCCTTGATGGTGCCGGGGAACAGTTGAACGTCTTGCGGCAGATAACCGATATTCTGGCCGAATTGCCTCGGGTCCCAGTTACGGATATCCATCAGGTCCAGACGCACGCTGCCCGAGGTAGGCAGTATCGAGCCCACCAGCATCTTGCCGAGCGTTGTCTTGCCTGCGCCGGAATTGCCAATCACGGCCAGCGTTTCGCCGGGGCTGAGCGAGAAATTGATACCGTTCAGGACGACGCGCTTTGTCCCCCCGGGGACATACAGCAGGCGTTCCACATCCAGCCGCCCTTGCGGATTTGGCAGGCGCAGTTTCTCATACTGGTTCTGAGCTGATTTCAGCAGACCGCGCACCCGGTCCAGCGCACCGCGCGTCAAAAGGAAACTATTCCATCCTTCGATGGATCCTTCTATGGGCGAAAAGGCACGCCCCGCGATAATGGAGGCGGCGATGACCATGCCCCCGGTGATTTCCCCGTGGATCGCGAGATACGCTCCCCAGCCGAGAATGGCGATCTGCGTCAGCAATCTGACGGCGCGCGATACCGCGGCGAAGATGACGTTCCGATCCTGAGCACGGATCTGAGCCGTCAGTGACGCCGCGGTATCGCGTCCCCAAATGCGCACGGCTTCGGGGATCATCGCCAGCGCATTTATGATCTGGCTGTTGCGCGACATGGAATCGAGATGCTGGTTGGCCTTGGCCTGCGCGAGGTTCGCCGCCGCGAACTGGCCGGACGTCGCCTTCTGGTTTGCCAGCGCGATCATCATCAGCAGCCCGGCCGTGACCAAAACGATCATGCCAAGATCCGGATGCACCAGAAAGATGGCCAGGATGAACAACGGGGCAAAGGGCACATCCAGAAAGGAAATCAGTGTGCCGGACACCAGAAAGCTGCGGACCTGCTGAAGATCGCCAAGCGTTTGGTATTCGCGCCCTGTGCCATGGAGCGAGGCATGGGCCGCCGCGCTTAGGATCGGTGCGCCAAGTTCGGTGGCGACCACAACCGCAGTGCGCATCAGGATGAAGCGACGGATGGCGTCGAAGATGGACTGGAACACCACCGCCCCCGCGATGATCGCCGTCAGCATGATCAGCGTGTCGATGGATCGGCTGGTCAATACGCGGTCGCTTATCTGGAACAGGTAGATCGGGATCGACAGAAGCAAGATGTTCGTGGCGAAGGTCAGGATACCCACTACCCCCAGGTTCTGTGCCACGTGTCGCCTGACATTGCCAAGGATATGATCATAGCGTTCCGGCTCCTGCCGGGCGTGAAACTTGCTGGGCGGTGCGCCATTGCCACCGGAAGAACCGCTTCGCGTTACGGGCTCGTTGGCGCGGGATTCTATCGTCTTGCCCAAGTTGGCTCCGCCGGCCGGATAGCCGTCCACATCCTGATGCCGCCTCAGAAAGGCAAGCGAGGGCTGCTGTGTCTGCCGGTCCTGTTGTGTGCTCGATTGCGGATACGGGGATGCACCTGATGGTGCGTCGTCGGGCCTGGGGAGATCATTACGCATGTCACTACCGTTGTCATGTGAAGGAAGACGCCATCAGGTCGTCGCTGTCCGATGCAGTTTGGATCTTGCCCGAACCGGTGAAGTCATCAGCGTCGATCGCAGGTGCGGAATCGTCGTCCATCAGGAAGGCGATGGCCTCGTTGGCCAGTTCATCGGCGTCGGGAAGATGCTCGATCTCGTCGATCAGCTTCGCTTGGTGGATCAGCAAGTCGGAATAGGCGTCCCCATCCGCCATGACCGAGCTGTCGATGCCATTGTCCTTCAGGGCTGCAATATTGATCAGTGCATTCTGCCCCTCGACCACCTCCACGGCGTCGGGCGTTTTATCGGTGAGCTTGATGATGTCGGAATCGTTCAGCGTCGTGACTTGTTCGACGATACGCGACTGGATCAGATCACCGTCGATTTTCAGCACGCGGGCGTATTCGATCCCGGCCAGCGCGGGATCTTGCATCAGTTCTTCGCGCAGCGCCTCCATATCCGCATCCGTGTTGGACACGATTTCGGACATGCTGTTGGTGATCTCGGTCTTTGTATCGATGCCCGTTTTCTGGATGTGCGCTTTATTGACGAGAAGATTGTCCGGCGCGGGTTCTTCGGGCGCGTCGGGAACTGGCTCGGTATCGGGGTCATTGTCATCGTCGACGGGTGGCTCCGTCTCCGGCGCGTCGATCAGAGGATAGT
Coding sequences within:
- a CDS encoding HlyD family type I secretion periplasmic adaptor subunit produces the protein MTPATIHPDQTWYAEVPRSVRRQAIIGLVLMATAFGGFAAWAFGAPLAAAVIAQGSFVATGRNKIIQHLEGGIINRIYVTEGQSVAIGEPLLSLDETAAQASERELHLRRMRLTATAERLLAEYHEDPKLIFSENLRAAEDDPEIATILDSQRLAYDVSRQSLLNDIALLERNIEALKVREKGYEAQLEYLQLRADILSEEFDDKTILFEKSLVQKSELNAVRRVQAEADGQLARLEAEVAEIQQILLKYESEIDQARATYRQTALDELNPIQADLESITEQARKAANVLDRSVIRSPVAGTVVRLYYHTSGGVIETGKPIAEILPADAPLIIETQIPRNDIDSVKIGQTATVRLIALNQRTTPVLEGEVFYVSADSLHEAERGSAQEIYIARVTLSRDELARIPGFAATPGMPVEIMIQTQSRTFASYLAKPILDSMSRSFREQ
- a CDS encoding type I secretion system permease/ATPase, yielding MRNDLPRPDDAPSGASPYPQSSTQQDRQTQQPSLAFLRRHQDVDGYPAGGANLGKTIESRANEPVTRSGSSGGNGAPPSKFHARQEPERYDHILGNVRRHVAQNLGVVGILTFATNILLLSIPIYLFQISDRVLTSRSIDTLIMLTAIIAGAVVFQSIFDAIRRFILMRTAVVVATELGAPILSAAAHASLHGTGREYQTLGDLQQVRSFLVSGTLISFLDVPFAPLFILAIFLVHPDLGMIVLVTAGLLMMIALANQKATSGQFAAANLAQAKANQHLDSMSRNSQIINALAMIPEAVRIWGRDTAASLTAQIRAQDRNVIFAAVSRAVRLLTQIAILGWGAYLAIHGEITGGMVIAASIIAGRAFSPIEGSIEGWNSFLLTRGALDRVRGLLKSAQNQYEKLRLPNPQGRLDVERLLYVPGGTKRVVLNGINFSLSPGETLAVIGNSGAGKTTLGKMLVGSILPTSGSVRLDLMDIRNWDPRQFGQNIGYLPQDVQLFPGTIKDNIARMRMDATDEDIHEAAVLADVHNMIANLPQGYETVVAADGSPLSGGQKQRIGLARAFFGNPCLLVLDEPNSNLDVAGDKALAKALEHAKSKGITVVVITQKPTLLSFVDKIMLLTDGRVSLFGERETVLTKIHGPKAPTKPVEGPNGETPQ